TGGTTGGGCCTGGCGGCCGGATGCGACTGCGGAGCGATTCGAAGTGGATCGTCCCCGAGCCGGAGCTCGTGCTGCTCGTCGCGCACACCGGCGACATCGTTGGGTACACCATTGGCAATGATCTGAGCTGCCGGGATATCGAGGGAGAAAACCCGCTCTACCTTCCCCAGGCAAAAACGTTCGATCGATGCGCGTCGGTTGGGCCCGCCATCTACGTGCCTTCGGAGGGGGCCATCGACTCCGGCGCGGCAGTAACGCTGCGTGTGGACCGCGGTGGCGACACCGCGTTCGAAGGGCAGACGACTCTCTCACAGATGAAACGTGGCCACGAAGAACTCGTCGGATACTTGATGCGAGAGAACCCCCACCCCTACGGTGTGCTCCTGATGACGGGAACCGGGATTGTGCCGCCCGACGATTTCTCGCTCGCGTCGGGCGATCTGGTAACAATCGGCATCGGACCGATCGGCGAACTGTGCAATGCAATGGAGTAAACCGTCAGGTGCACCACCAGCGTGTGTCCTTGATCGGCGGACGCGACAGGTCGATCTAGCAGGCAGATCAGTCGCGTAATCACCGCGGGCACGCCGAGAGTCTCAGCTTCCAGACCGCACCGCTGTTGAGCATTCTCATTGCGTTGGTCGGATAGCTTAGCACGCGGCGCGAAGCTGCATCACGTACTAGCCGGCTTGGCGGTCCTCTCCCCAGAGTGGGTGGTTTGAGGCCACCGTCTGTCGCGGTATGCGCATCGTGTCCACCAGCTTGACAAGAAAAAGAAACTCGCTCGACGGGTTGTCAAGCAATGCCGCCCTGCTTTAGTTGCTCGGAGCCAGATCGAAGCCGTGGCCACGGAACC
This genomic interval from Posidoniimonas corsicana contains the following:
- a CDS encoding fumarylacetoacetate hydrolase family protein produces the protein MLLYKTASGPILRDASRCVRVDRDWETLVNDPDLRRVLIESAGGLDADENLLKQTESPLAPIGERQEIWAAGVTYYRSRDARMEESKSAGGGDFYQRVYDAPRPEIFFKATPHRVVGPGGRMRLRSDSKWIVPEPELVLLVAHTGDIVGYTIGNDLSCRDIEGENPLYLPQAKTFDRCASVGPAIYVPSEGAIDSGAAVTLRVDRGGDTAFEGQTTLSQMKRGHEELVGYLMRENPHPYGVLLMTGTGIVPPDDFSLASGDLVTIGIGPIGELCNAME